TCAAATCCCATTCCTGTTTGTTTCCATTTTATCATTCCATATGCATTATCATTTAAAATTATGATTGTAAGATCAATTCCTAATCTTACTGCTGTTTCAATCTCTTGTGAATTCATCATAAATCCACCATCACCACAAACAGCAACAACTTTTTTATCTGGATTTACCATTTTAGCAGCCATTCCTGAAGGAAGCCCTGCTCCCATAGTTGCCAATGCATTATCTAATAATAAAGTATTAGGTTGTGCACATCTATAGTTTCTTGCAAACCATATTTTATATACTCCATTATCTAAAGTAACAATATCCTCATCATCTAAAATACTTCTAATACTTCTTACTGCTCTTTGAGGAAGAATAGGGAATCTTGTATCTGCAAAGTATTTATTTAAATGTGTTTTAATTTCAACAATCATTTTTTTGAAATATTCAAAATCCCAATGGTCTTGTGGTGAAATTGCTGTACTTAAACTTTCAATATTTGTTGCAATATCTCCTAAAACATCTAATTGTGGGAAATAAGTATCATCTACTTCTGAAGGTAAAAAATTAACATGAATTACTTTTGTAGCACCTTCATGGTTATCCATAAAAAATGGTGGTTTTTCAATAACATCATGTCCAACATTGATAATTAAATCAGCTCGTTCAATTGCACAATGAATAAAATCATCTTTTGATAATGCTGCTGTACTTAAACAAAGTTTATGGTTTTCATCAATAACACCTTTTCCCATTTGTGTAGAAAAGAAAGGTATTCCTGTTTCATTTACAAAGTTTGTAAGTGCATTTCCAATTCTTGTTCTATTAGCCCCTGCTCCTATTAATAATAGTGGCATTTTAGCTTTTTCAATCATCTTTACAGCTTCTAAAATTGAATCTTTTTCTGCTTTTGGATATTTGAAATTTTGAACAGGGTAAATATTTAGTTCAACTTCTTCAGCTGCAATGTCTTCAGGCAATTCAATATGAACAGCACCTGGTCGCTCTGTTGTTGCAATTTTAAATGCTTCTCTAACCATTGAAGGTATATTATCACCATTTACGACTTGTTTTGCATATTTTGTCATAGGTTTCATCATATTAACAATGTCAATAATTTGAAATCTACCTTGCTTTGATTTTTTAATAGGCTTTTGACCTGTTATCATCATCATAGGCATTCCACCTAATTGTGCATATGCTGCACTTGTTGCAAAATTTGTAGCCCCTGGGCCTAAAGTTGAAAGACAAACTCCAACTTTTCCTGTTAGTCTTCCATAAGTAGCTGCCATAAAACCAGCTGCTTGCTCATGTCTTGTTAAAATAAGTTTAATATTTGATTCTCTAAGTGCATCTAAGAAGTCTAGGTTTTCTTCACCTGGGATTCCAAAGATGTACTCAACATTTTCGTTTTCTAATGCTTTTATAAATAATTCTGATGCGTTCATTTAATACTCCTTTAAAAATTTAATGATAATCATACTCAATATCTCTTGAAAAGTTCTTAATTTTTTAATTTTTTTATAGATTATTGAATATTATATCTGTATTTAATAATTATTCATATAATTTTAATGATAATTCATATACTATTCGCGTATATAATCAAAAGGCTAAACATGAAAAAAATCGCTATGATACTTGTTCTTGTAATTGTATTACCACTTGTATATTTAATCATTACAAACTATAACAATGTACCAAAACTAGACGAAGACGTAAAAGAAAAATGGTCACAAGTTCAAAACCAATATAAAAGAAGAGCAGATTTAATTCCAAATCTTGTATCAACTGTAAAAGGTTATGCAGCTCATGAAAAAGATACTTTTATAGAAGTAACAGAAGCTAGAAGTAAAGTTTCTCAAATGAATATAAATGCTGATACTTTAAATAATCCAGCTGCAATGCAACAATTTACTCAAGCACAAGCAGGACTATCTGGTGCTTTATCAAAATTAATGCTAGTTGTTGAAAAATATCCTGACTTAAAAGCAAATGCTAACTTTATGGCTTTACAATCACAACTTGAAGGAACTGAAAATAGAATTACAGTTGCTAGAAAAGATTTTATAGCATCTGTTAAAAAATATAATATTGAATTAAGAACAATGCCAGGGAAACTTGTAGCTGCAATTGCTCACCCAAGTGCAAGTGTAAAAGAAACATTTAAAGCAACACAAGCAGAACAAGAAGCTCCAAAAGTTCAGTTTTAGTCATGTATATCAAGGAAGAGCATAAACAAGCCATTTCTAAATCAATTGAACTTTTAGAGTCTAAAAGTTCAGCTGAATTAGTTGCAGTTGTAGCAAAAAGAAGTGCAACTTATAAGTATGCATCTTCTGTAATAAGTATAATTATAGTTTGTCTACTCTCTTTACTTTGTTTATTCTTTGATATTTCTACACTACTTTTAATACAAACACAAATACTTACATTTTTAATATTACATTTTATCTTTAATAGATTTGAAAATATCATATTATTCCTACTTCCAAGTTTTTATAAAAAAAATATAGCAAGTAAATATGCAAATACACAATTTGAAAATCTTCGATTAAATAGAACAAAAACAAAACAAGCTTTAATGTTCTTTGTAAGTATTGATGAAAAATATGTTGAAATTATTACAGATGAAAAGATATCTGAAAAAATTTCTAATGATTATTGGCAAGTAATCGTAGATGAATTTATAAAAGATGTTAAGAATAATGAGTTATCAAAGGGTTACTTAAAAGCTATTGATTCATGTAGC
This sequence is a window from Poseidonibacter parvus. Protein-coding genes within it:
- a CDS encoding TPM domain-containing protein; translated protein: MYIKEEHKQAISKSIELLESKSSAELVAVVAKRSATYKYASSVISIIIVCLLSLLCLFFDISTLLLIQTQILTFLILHFIFNRFENIILFLLPSFYKKNIASKYANTQFENLRLNRTKTKQALMFFVSIDEKYVEIITDEKISEKISNDYWQVIVDEFIKDVKNNELSKGYLKAIDSCSTYLIKEFPIKDDDENELPNDVIELV
- a CDS encoding LemA family protein, yielding MKKIAMILVLVIVLPLVYLIITNYNNVPKLDEDVKEKWSQVQNQYKRRADLIPNLVSTVKGYAAHEKDTFIEVTEARSKVSQMNINADTLNNPAAMQQFTQAQAGLSGALSKLMLVVEKYPDLKANANFMALQSQLEGTENRITVARKDFIASVKKYNIELRTMPGKLVAAIAHPSASVKETFKATQAEQEAPKVQF
- a CDS encoding acetolactate synthase large subunit, producing MNASELFIKALENENVEYIFGIPGEENLDFLDALRESNIKLILTRHEQAAGFMAATYGRLTGKVGVCLSTLGPGATNFATSAAYAQLGGMPMMMITGQKPIKKSKQGRFQIIDIVNMMKPMTKYAKQVVNGDNIPSMVREAFKIATTERPGAVHIELPEDIAAEEVELNIYPVQNFKYPKAEKDSILEAVKMIEKAKMPLLLIGAGANRTRIGNALTNFVNETGIPFFSTQMGKGVIDENHKLCLSTAALSKDDFIHCAIERADLIINVGHDVIEKPPFFMDNHEGATKVIHVNFLPSEVDDTYFPQLDVLGDIATNIESLSTAISPQDHWDFEYFKKMIVEIKTHLNKYFADTRFPILPQRAVRSIRSILDDEDIVTLDNGVYKIWFARNYRCAQPNTLLLDNALATMGAGLPSGMAAKMVNPDKKVVAVCGDGGFMMNSQEIETAVRLGIDLTIIILNDNAYGMIKWKQTGMGFESYGLDLENPDFVKYAQSYGANGYRPESCEDFEEILEKCVNSKGVHLIDLAVDYSLNHAILNDLLAKKQCLV